A portion of the Salvia hispanica cultivar TCC Black 2014 unplaced genomic scaffold, UniMelb_Shisp_WGS_1.0 HiC_scaffold_1023, whole genome shotgun sequence genome contains these proteins:
- the LOC125197835 gene encoding uncharacterized protein LOC125197835 isoform X1: protein MASRVSTPAILLQMMEDVLQNHHLDLVSVILIYLSNKRQGRRIGQRNIRAAYGHLMRIPEQVRRKNRLFGVTDVSCLDNLRMDRNAFGRLCQIIKQSGDLVDGRFVTVEEQVAMFLGILAHHKKNRVVRFDFWRSSYTVSRYVHRVLRAILRLQGVLMVHPIPIPNDCDDNRWKWFKGCLGALDGTYINVQVANDAKPRYRSRKGQICTNTLAVCDHYLNFVYVLPGWEGSAGDARVLRDAMNRVNGLRVPQGNYYLCDNGYANSEGFLTPYKGVRYHLKEWGPGTEAPQNPRELFNLRHTRARNVIERAFAVIKMRWGILRSASYYPVKTQIRLIMACFLLHNYVRSAMPDDPIELEMNGGDGAEIIDEGVNTEFVDGVEPSTEWNVMRDTLAESMWNTYQEHGY from the exons ATGGCGAGCCGTGTTTCTACGCCTGCAATTCTGCTTCAAATGATGGAGGATGTGCTCCAAAATCATCATCTTGACTTGGTGTctgtaattttgatatatctATCCAACAAGAGACAAGGTCGACGGATTGGACAGAGAAACATACGGGCGGCATATGGACATCTTATGAGGATCCCTGAGCAGGTCAGACGCAAGAATCGGCTGTTTGGGGTGACTGATGTGTCATGTTTGGATAATCTTCGTATGGATAGAAATGCCTTCGGTAGATTATGCCAAATTATTAAGCAATCAGGGGATTTAGTGGATGGAAGATTTGTGACTGTCGAGGAACAAGTCGCCATGTTCTTGGGGATTCTTGCACACCACAAGAAGAATCGTGTCGTACGGTTCGATTTCTGGAGGTCTTCATACACAGTGTCACGCTATGTACACCGTGTATTACGAGCCATTCTCCGCTTGCAGGGCGTACTAATGGTCCACCCAATACCCATTCCGAATGACTGCGACGACAATAGATGGAAGTGGTTtaag GGCTGTCTAGGGGCACTAGATGGGACCTACATCAATGTTCAAGTAGCAAATGATGCGAAGCCAAGATACCGTTCGAGGAAAGGACAAATTTGCACAAACACATTAGCAGTGTGCGATCACTATCTGAACTTTGTATATGTGCTACCGGGGTGGGAAGGGTCTGCAGGTGATGCTCGAGTGCTACGTGATGCTATGAACAGGGTTAATGGACTAAGGGTCCCTCAAG GGAATTACTATTTATGCGATAACGGTTATGCAAATTCTGAGGGATTTCTTACCCCTTACAAAGGTGTGCGTTATCATTTGAAGGAATGGGGACCCGGAACTGAGGCTCCACAAAATCCTCGTGAATTGTTCAATTTGCGTCACACACGTGCACGTAATGTTATAGAACGTGCTTTTGCAGTGATCAAGATGCGGTGGGGCATTCTCAGAAGTGCATCATATTACCCTGTGAAGACTCAAATTAGACTAATTATGGCATGCTTTTTATTACATAACTATGTTAGATCCGCCATGCCTGACGATCCTATTGAATTGGAGATGAATGGAGGGGATGGGGCTGAAATTATAGATGAAGGTGTTAACACTGAATTCGTTGATGGAGTTGAACCATCAACAGAATGGAATGTGATGCGGGACACTTTGGCTGAATCAATGTGGAATACG TACCAAGAGCACGGCTACTGA
- the LOC125197835 gene encoding uncharacterized protein LOC125197835 isoform X2, whose translation MASRVSTPAILLQMMEDVLQNHHLDLVSVILIYLSNKRQGRRIGQRNIRAAYGHLMRIPEQVRRKNRLFGVTDVSCLDNLRMDRNAFGRLCQIIKQSGDLVDGRFVTVEEQVAMFLGILAHHKKNRVVRFDFWRSSYTVSRYVHRVLRAILRLQGVLMVHPIPIPNDCDDNRWKWFKGCLGALDGTYINVQVANDAKPRYRSRKGQICTNTLAVCDHYLNFVYVLPGWEGSAGDARVLRDAMNRVNGLRVPQGNYYLCDNGYANSEGFLTPYKGVRYHLKEWGPGTEAPQNPRELFNLRHTRARNVIERAFAVIKMRWGILRSASYYPMNGGDGAEIIDEGVNTEFVDGVEPSTEWNVMRDTLAESMWNTYQEHGY comes from the exons ATGGCGAGCCGTGTTTCTACGCCTGCAATTCTGCTTCAAATGATGGAGGATGTGCTCCAAAATCATCATCTTGACTTGGTGTctgtaattttgatatatctATCCAACAAGAGACAAGGTCGACGGATTGGACAGAGAAACATACGGGCGGCATATGGACATCTTATGAGGATCCCTGAGCAGGTCAGACGCAAGAATCGGCTGTTTGGGGTGACTGATGTGTCATGTTTGGATAATCTTCGTATGGATAGAAATGCCTTCGGTAGATTATGCCAAATTATTAAGCAATCAGGGGATTTAGTGGATGGAAGATTTGTGACTGTCGAGGAACAAGTCGCCATGTTCTTGGGGATTCTTGCACACCACAAGAAGAATCGTGTCGTACGGTTCGATTTCTGGAGGTCTTCATACACAGTGTCACGCTATGTACACCGTGTATTACGAGCCATTCTCCGCTTGCAGGGCGTACTAATGGTCCACCCAATACCCATTCCGAATGACTGCGACGACAATAGATGGAAGTGGTTtaag GGCTGTCTAGGGGCACTAGATGGGACCTACATCAATGTTCAAGTAGCAAATGATGCGAAGCCAAGATACCGTTCGAGGAAAGGACAAATTTGCACAAACACATTAGCAGTGTGCGATCACTATCTGAACTTTGTATATGTGCTACCGGGGTGGGAAGGGTCTGCAGGTGATGCTCGAGTGCTACGTGATGCTATGAACAGGGTTAATGGACTAAGGGTCCCTCAAG GGAATTACTATTTATGCGATAACGGTTATGCAAATTCTGAGGGATTTCTTACCCCTTACAAAGGTGTGCGTTATCATTTGAAGGAATGGGGACCCGGAACTGAGGCTCCACAAAATCCTCGTGAATTGTTCAATTTGCGTCACACACGTGCACGTAATGTTATAGAACGTGCTTTTGCAGTGATCAAGATGCGGTGGGGCATTCTCAGAAGTGCATCATATTACCCT ATGAATGGAGGGGATGGGGCTGAAATTATAGATGAAGGTGTTAACACTGAATTCGTTGATGGAGTTGAACCATCAACAGAATGGAATGTGATGCGGGACACTTTGGCTGAATCAATGTGGAATACG TACCAAGAGCACGGCTACTGA